The following are encoded together in the Oncorhynchus kisutch isolate 150728-3 linkage group LG8, Okis_V2, whole genome shotgun sequence genome:
- the LOC109896186 gene encoding glycine-rich RNA-binding protein GRP1A, whose product MSDEGKLFVGGLSFDTTEQSLAEAFSKYGNISKCDVIMDRETGRPRGFGFVKYDNPEDAKDAMDAMNGQSLDGRTIRVNEAGQGGGGGRGGGGGYRGSRGGGGYGGGGGYGGGERSYGGGGGGRSYGGEDRGYGGGGGGGGGYRSGGGRGGYSSGGGYRDNQ is encoded by the coding sequence ATGTCCGACGAAGGAAAACTTTTCGTCGGTGGCCTGAGCTTCGACACCACAGAGCAATCTCTTGCAGAAGCGTTCTCAAAGTATGGAAATATCTCTaaatgtgatgtcatcatggacaGAGAAACAGGAAGGCCTCGTGGATTCGGCTTCGTAAAGTACGACAATCCCGAGGATGCGAAGGACGCTATGGATGCAATGAACGGCCAGTCTCTCGACGGCAGAACCATCCGTGTGAACGAGGCAGGCCAGGGCGGTGGTGGAGGTCGTGGAGGTGGCGGTGGATACAGAGGTTCCCGAGGTGGTGGTGGATACGGCGGTGGAGGTGGATATGGTGGAGGCGAGAGGAGTTACGGTGGTGGCGGAGGAGGCCGCAGCTATGGCGGAGAAGACCGAGGATacggaggtggtggtggtggtggtggtggatacaGGAGCGGTGGAGGCCGAGGCGGGTACTCCTCTGGTGGCGGATACAGGGACAATCAATAG
- the LOC109896185 gene encoding replication factor C subunit 5: MASIGKIPLQSRNLPWVEKYRPQTLDDLISHKDILSTIQKFISEDRLPHLLFYGPPGTGKTSTVLASAKQLYKEKEFNAMVLELNASDDRGIDVVRGPILSFASTRTIFKKGFKLVILDEADAMTRDAQNALRRVIEKYTENTRFCLICNYLSKIIPALQSRCTRFRFGPLSQDQMIPRLEFVIQQESIDVTPDGMKAIVTLSSGDMRRSLNILQSTSMAYGKVTEDNVYTCTGHPLRSDIANILDWSLNKDFTSAYNQILQLKTLKGLALHDILTEVHLLIHRVDFPPAIRMGLLIKLADIEYRLASGTSEKIQLSSMVAAFQAVRDMVVNEAA, from the exons ATGGCATCGATTGGCAAGATACCGTTGCAGTCAAGAAATTTGCCGTG GGTTGAGAAATACAGGCCACAGACCCTAGATGACTTGATTTCTCACAAGGACATATTAAGCACCA TCCAGAAATTTATCAGTGAGGACAGGCTGCCACATCTCTTGTTCTATGGACCCCCAGGCACAGGGAAAACATCTACTGTTCTCGCCTCTGCCAAGCAGCTCTACAAGGAGAAGGAGTTCAACGCTATGGTCCTGGAG CTTAATGCGTCAGACGACAGAGGTATCGATGTTGTACGAGGACCCATCCTGAGTTTTGCCAGCACTAGGACCATATTCAA GAAGGGTTTCAAGTTGGTGATACTGGATGAGGCTGATGCCATGACCCGGGATGCCCAGAATGCATTGCGGCGAG TCATTGAGAAGTACACAGAAAACACCAGGTTCTGTTTGATTTGTAACTACCTGTCTAAGATCATCCCAGCCCTGCAGTCTCGCTGCACCAGGTTCCGCTTCGGACCCCTGTCTCAGGACCAGATGATACCCAGGCTGGAGTTTGTTATCCagcaggagag CATTGATGTAACTCCAGATGGAATGAAAGCTATTGTGACCCTGTCATCGGGAGACATGAGAAGATCCCTAAACATACTGCAG AGCACCAGCATGGCGTATGGGAAGGTCACCGAGGATAATGTGTACACCTGCACTGGTCACCCACTACGATCCGATATCGCCAACATCCTGGACTGGTCGCTAAACAAGGACTTCACTTCCGCTTACAACC AGATTCTCCAGCTGAAGACGCTGAAAGGCCTAGCCCTGCATGACATCCTGACTGAGGTCCACCTACTGATCCACAGAG TGGACTTCCCTCCTGCCATTCGGATGGGCTTGCTTATCAAGTTGGCAGACATTGA GTACCGGCTGGCCTCTGGAACTAGTGAGAAGATCCAATTGAGTTCGATGGTGGCAGCTTTCCAGGCAGTGAGAGACATGGTGGTCAATGAGGCTGCCTAG